AATGAATTTTTACAATATCACCGTCTTTGGGCTTTTGACCTGATCCCTTTACCTTTTCAATAAAATACAGTCCGGATTCAAGCGGTGCAGTTGTAATGCTATTAGCTGATAAATATTCAGCCAGTTTGGTTGCTTCCGATTCCTTTAGCTGAGCCATTTCTGCCCTGTTTTTCTCATCCATCTGCTCCCTGGTCATGGCAGAAAGCATCCTGATATCAAACACGATATCTTTTCCGATATAATTTGAGTCGGGCAACTGGGGCATCCTGATTGTTTTCATGAAAAATGAGTCAGCACTGGTAATAAAGGTAGCGCTGTCACCCGGCTTCATCATGGCCAGGGCTGCATAAATATCCCCCTTATAGGTCGGTGGCTCCAGCGGCAGCATAAATGGCTCCGGCATATCGGAAGAGTTGAACAGTAAAGAATCATTGATGGAATATTTCATAAGCAGGGTCATAATCATACCTTCCTTCATGGTAGTGGTATCATCCCCTTTTTCGTGAAATTTATAGTATAATCCGCCTTCTCCCTTTTTAAATCCGGGGTGCTTTGAGCAGGCAAAAAAAACGGCTGACATGCCGATGGCAAGCAGCACCAAACCAAGTTTTCTGTTATTCATTTGTTCTGAATTTAATATTTAAGCGTTTAAATTTAATGAAGCGATACAAGTTCAAGATCATAGATCAGGGTTGATTTTGGCGGTACTTTGTTCTGATCGCCCAACAGCCCGAAACCGAGGTGCGAAGGTATGATAAATTTCGCTCTGTCGCCGACCCTCAGTAATAAAATTCCCTCTTCAAGTCCGCTCTCAACACCCCCTCGGCCAATCATAAATTCTTTCAGGCCATCCCTGTCTGAATTGTATATTTCATCGCCTGTAATCAACCTGACAGAGTACCTCAGCACAGCAATTTTTCCGGTTTCTGCCATCGGGCCTTTGCCGCGATGATAGATCGAATAGCGGAGCCCGGTCCCGGTTTCTTCCATGGTCCATTTGTACCGACTGATAAAACCTGCAATCTGCTCTTCTTCTGCCTTTATCGCCTGCCTGTTGGCATGAAGCAATGGTTCTTCCACCAGTTTCGGATCGATTTCCCGCGTGTTATCGCGCTGCTTACCTGATTGGCATGCAATAACCAACAAGATTATAAAGGGAAACAAAAATCCCGGTTTCATAGATTCAAAATTAAATTTCAGCTTACAATTTTAATATGGTGCTCTGACTTGCAGCCTGTTTCAGCTCTTCCTTATAACGGGGCAAAAGGCCGGAAAATTTTTCAATGGTATCCGTAAGTGAAAGAAATGAGTCCCCCCCCGAAGCATTCCGGTGCCCTCCTCCTTCAAAATGCTCCCTGGCAAAGTAATTTACTGAGAAGTTCCCTTTTGACCTGAATGAAATTCTGACCCTGTCGGACTTCTCAGTAAAAAAAGCAGCAAAACTGATGCCTTTGATGGACAAGGCATAGTTCACAACGCCTTCTGAATCACCCGGTTGAAAATGAAATCGTTCCATATCAGTCTTGCTTAACCAGATGTAGGCAGTAGCATACTCCGGCAGCACGGTCATCCGCTCGCTCAGACAAAATCCAAGCAGACGCATGCGGTTTTCGGAATATGTATCATAAACAAGCCGGTGAATCTGCTCTGTGTCAATACCCCGCCTTACCAACTCAGCCAATACTTCATAGGTATGCGGATAATTGCATGAATAACTGAATGAACCCGTGTCTGTCATCAATCCGACATAAAGACAAACCCCGGTTTCCACATCAATCAGATGTTCATCACCCATAGCCCTTATAAAATCATAAACAAGCTCAGCAGTCGAAGATGTTTCAACAACCGAAAGCATATAATCAAAATGATCTTCAGGCTGAATATGGTGATCGATCAGAATCTTTTTAGCCCTGGCGGCAAACAACTGTTCCTTGAACAGGTTTACCCTCGGGATGGCATTGTAATCAAGGCAAAATATCACCGATGCATCTGCAAGCAGTACATCCGCACTATGCGAATGATGAAAATAGATGATGGCGTCCTCCTGACCCGGCATCCACCTCAGAAAATCAGGAAAATCATTTGGAATAATAATGCTTACCTTTTTACCCTTCTTTTTCAGATACCTGCTTAAAGCAAGTGATGAGCCGAGCGCATCGCCGTCAGGATTGTAATGCGTTGTGATTACAATTTCGCCATCAGTTTCCAATAGCTTTTTAACCCCTGAAAATATCTCGCTGTTAAACTTATACAAAGCAGGTTTTTTAAATAATTACAATTTTATCGAACACAAAAATAGAAATATTGTTAATAGGGCAACCAATCAATTATCGTACATTTACCTGAAAACAATCCAACTATAAGTTATGGCAGGCAATTTCACTTTTACCATGATTAAACCGGCAGCTTATGAAAATAAGCATGCAGGTAAAATCCTTGATATGATCTTACAGGGCGGCTTCCGCATAAAGGCAATAAAACTGGTCAAACTCAGCTACGAACAAGCCGGTGAGTTTTACGGAATTCACAAAGACAGACCTTTCTACAACGATCTGGTAACATTCATGTCATCAGGGCCGGTTTTGGCTGCAATCCTTGAAAAGGAGAATGCCGTGGACGATTACCGTAAACTGATCGGCTCTACCAATCCTGCCGATGCTGCAGAAGGAACAATAAGAAAGCTTTTTGGTATTTCAGTTCAGAAAAATGCAGTTCACGGATCTGACAGTGACGAAAATGCCGCCATTGAGGCCGCATTCTTCTTTTCGGCGCTGGAACGTTGCTGAACCCCTTACATTTCAGGTAAAAATTCAGCAAAGGTTTTGTCAGAATAAAACATTACGATTTTTACAAGTTTCCGGTCACCAACCTGAAATCCTGTCACTTTTTGTACTATCTCCTCTACAGGAGCATCCATAGCCATCCCGCTTGACTTCTCAGCTATTTTTAGGCCCGGACCTGGCTTAATTTCTTTTGAGTCCGGTTCGTTGCTGTTTTCACGCTGAGGCGTTAGCATTTCCTGGTCCTTTAAACCGGTTTCATCAGGCTGTTTTTCAGTCGTTTGGATGTTATGCTCGGGAGTATTTTCCTTCTGCTGAACAGGATATTTCTCCTGATCCGTGGTCTCGTCCGCAAATAATTCCATCATCACGGGTTTAGGCTTTTGAATTACCTCGGTATCTCTTCTAACCGGCTCAGCTTCCCGTCCAGGATATGGGTTCATCATGGGACCCTCGCCAAACAGTAACCACTGCATACTGATATCAGGATACAAACGGATCAGCTTCTGAATAAAATCAAGACTCGGTTTATTCCGGCCGTTCAAGATATGAGATATGCCGGAACGTTGTACGCCCAGATCGTCTGCCAATTGGGCCGGGCTGATGTTTTTTGCCTTCAGCACCATGGATATCCTGTTGTTCATATTTGTAAGCTGTTTTGAAATTACAAATTTAAACCTTCCTGACAATTATTCAAATATTCCGGATGTTAATAATGTAAATTATAATAAATTCAGATATTTCTAAAGTATAAAGCAGATAACACACTTTACAATGCAGTTTATTAATGTTTTATATATTATAATGTCACTGTAGTTTAATAATTATAAATGTGGTTATTTTCTGCATTGATACTTCATATAAATCTATTATATTACTGGCTATATGTCATTTATACTTTATTGTTTAGTATATAGTCAAATTTTATGGCATATACAAATGTTACCTGAATTTTAATGATATTTTCGTGTTAACTTCTGTAACATGGTACAATGGTAAACAAAAATATACGCATATAATCCACTTAGATCAAATTACACCTGTAATATCAATTTAATTGCCAATTTGGAAGAGTTAAATAGAGATAATTATATCTATGTCATTTATTATTAATTATTTAATGAAATAAAGATAATTGAGCTACTTGTATTAATCCTGGTCTAAGGTTAGTTTACATTTGTAATATATTATTAGTACACAATATAGATAAGTTCATTTAATCGATCAGTTATTTACCTATTAATTTGATTTTAAGTGCATTAATAAATTTTACAACTGTACTCTAGTATTTTATGATTGTATACTATTCTAAATCCATAACTACGATTTACATCTGTAACAAATTTATTCTTCTATCGATTCCAGAACAGACCGGATAAAGAATATTGCTCCAGCTGCTCTTATACCGGAAGTTTTCAGATCTGAGATCAACTATATATTCTTCAATAAATTTCCTGAGCTGTTTAGGCCGGACAAACTTACATTACAAAAATACCTGAATGCTGTCTTGAGAAGTTGCCTCACTCCCCTGAACTTATCTCTGGTTAGAACAGATTTTAGCGATCACGAATGCATGCAGCATTTTTTACGGAAATCTGAAAGGGATATCGACAACCAAAAACAGGTTTAAGTGCCTCTGTAAGAATACAAAAAATCCGGTAAAAACCGGATCAGGAAAAACTATCAGAAAATTTTTCGCGCTATTTTATGACCTTTTTGGTTGTAACGGCATAACCATCTGACACCTGAAGCATGTAAATTCCGGAAGGGTAACTGTCAAGGTTATTCAGAGCGACCATATTTTTACCCTTCGCGATTTCAACGCCGATCAGACTGCTCACAACTTTGCCGTTTGAATTGATCAGTCTTATATCAAGAACAATCGGATAATTTGCGGTTACTTCCAGACTTATGCGGGAGGTGAACGGATTGGGAAAGGTTTTTAATTCATGAAAGGCTTTTTGCTCATGGATTACTGATTGGGTGAGGAGAGAGTTGGCCTGAACAAAATCTGGAATTCCCCAACCTTTGAGGTTATCGGGACCTGATGATTGAGAAGCGCTCATCCTGATTGCATTGATCAGTTCCATATTGGTGAATGTTGGGTTGGCCTGCCACAAACAAGCCGCGGCACCGGCGATAATGGGAGAAGAGAAAGATGTTCCGCTTCCTCCTGCCACTCCTGAGGGGATTGTGGCAACAATTGTCTGTTGCCCCTGGGCTGTAACATCCGGTTTTATTCTTCCGTCGGCGGTAGGACCTTTTGAGCTGAAATAGGCATATGCACCGGCCAGATCCACAGCGCCAACAGTAAGCACACTGTCTCCGTCAGCAGGCGCTGTGATATACTGCCATGCATTTGCGCCGGAGTTACCTGCGCTGTTCACCACCAGGATTCCCTTTGCAGCGGCCATATCCGCACCTATTGTTACCACCGCTGTATTCCCGTCCATATCACTGTATGTGTGATTCTCGGCGGGATCGTCGAAAGTACTGTAGCCCAGCGATGAATTGATGATATCAACACCGGCAGAATCAGCAAATTCAGCAGCATTAACCCAATAATACTCCTCCATGATATATTCTGAAACAGCATCTTCCGAGCGCAACAACCAGTACGAAGCCTTCGGAGCGGTCCCGATCAGTTGTCCCGGGAGGTTGCCACCCATGGTTGACAATACCATCGTACCATGGGTACTGATGCCTGTATGATAGACATTGTTGCCAGGCTGAACAAAATCGCGCGTACCGAGAATCTGTCCGTGTGCACGTAAACTGTCAAAAGCCTGCATCACATCCACACTGTTATATCCTGCATCAATCACACCGATGGTTATTCCATTTCCGGTGAAGTTCAGGGCATGCAACTGGTCGATATTGATCATCCGGGCCTGGTTCAATGAAGCGCCATAATTATAGGCAGCCTGACTCTTATAAACTTGACCTTTGATCCTGGAAGCCGGTTTTTCAATTACCTCATTATCAAAATATGGCTTCTCTGAGTTTCTCGTATCCAATGCAAAAAGATGGTCGGCTGATTGCATGTGCCTGATGAAAGGTTTCTTTGAGATCTGCATAGCCACTTCAGGACGATCAACCCTGATAATCACAAGATTCAGCCATTTGGATTTGTAGATGACCTCAGCACCGGCGTCTTTTAACTGGTTAATATATGAAGAGCTGACAGGCAAATCAGTCTCATTAACAGGAATCTGCTGTATCAAACGGCGCTCAACTGACTTCTGAGAAAGAAATTTTGCCGGCTCGGCAATGCTATACTCTGAAAACTGCTTATCAAGCAACTTTACTTCATAATAGTAAGCACGTTGCTGACTATAGGCAGAGAAGGCCAGTGCGAAAAATAATATTCCGAAAATAATCGTTTGCTTCATCGTAATCAATTAATTCTGATAATCAGAACAAGCAGGGCAATAAAAAGTTTACCGTTCCCGTCCTGACCATTTGCAAAGATCGGTAATTCCTGTATTGATTTTCAAAATGTTGACTTTATTTTATAGCCGGAAAGAATAAAATGTAATGACCATTGCCCGCCGTTGAAAGAAAAAATTAAGATATACTGCTGACAAACTGCTCTGACCTTTATAAAATAAAATATGCTTAATCCTGCCGGATGGCAGACGCGAAACGTTGTTTACCAGACAGATCGGTGAGTATTTCCACATGGCTGAATCCCATTTCAGTCAGAAGCTGCCTGATGTTATCCCCTTCCGCTTCATTGATCTCAAACCAGAGCGAACCGCCCGGCTTCAGGTTAATCCAGGCGAATTCAGCAATAGAACGGTAAAATATCAATGCATCATGATCATCAACAAACAAAGCCAGCACCGGCTCATATTTCAGCACATTGGGCTGCATGAAAACCTTTTCCGATTCCTTAACATAAGGCGGATTGCTGACAATCAGATCATACAAATCTTCTGCGGGCCAACTACTCTTATCAAGGATATCAACTTTATAAAACCTCACACTATGGTTATGCTTTTCAGCGTTGGCTGAAGCGATCTCAATTGCAATATCGCTGATGTCGAAGGCGGTAATTTCGGGCCTGGTTAATAGTACCGAAAGGCTGACAGCAATGGCGCCGCTTCCGGTTCCGATATCCAGAACGCGTAAGCCACTGAAATCACTGTATTTTTCTGCAATCCGCATTACCAGCGCTTCCGTTTCAGGTCTGGGAATCAACACCCCGGGTTTAAGCACAAACTCGAGATTACAAAACCAGGTTTTCCCTGCCACATATTGAACCGGCATCTGTTGAATGAGGGACGGAATCGCTTGTTTTACAGCGGATTCAAATTCAGACGTGGCTTCATCGTTCCTGATTAACAACCATTCTGCATCAGAAAGGCCATGCAGCCCACGAAAAAGAAAGCGTTGAATTGCCCGTGCTTCCCTTTCTCCGTAGACTGACACTATTGAGTTAAACAGATGCTTTTCAAGTTCCCGGTTTGTCATACTGTTCATTAAAACGACAAAATTAATCCGAAAAATCCATCATAATAACTGGTTTTCTCTTTCGGGGTATTTTGATTTGATAACTTTGTCAATTAAATACCGTTTATGGCTGGTTTTTTCCTGAATGAAACAGAATATAATATAGATGCCGGCCATCATTCTATTACTGTGCCGGAAGCGATCAGGGATGAAATTAAGGGAACATCCCTCCTGATCAGACAATTTTTGCCTGACAATCTGAGCTATTCCCTGGTGGATTTAAGCTCGGCTCCGGCGGGATTATTGTCCGGTTCAATGATATACACCCCCAAAGGACTGGTTGGTTTGCTGAAGGAATGCAGTTTTTTTGTTCCCCTGTCGGGTCTGGTAAATGAATATTCCCTGACCAGACCCGAGAACCATGAGCTGCTCACAGCGGTTGTTTTTTTCTATCTGAATCTTAATCCATTTCCAACAGATTTGATGTCGCTTTGGCTGATGGAAACAGGCATTGCGAAAGACACTGCTGACCGGATTTCCGAAGCGGTTTTTATTTGCAGGACTGAAAAGGATGAATCAACTGGCCTTTCTGATAAGTTTTTCAAAAAGGTTAATCCCGGTGTCTCAACCAATTCCTTTTACAATCACCGTTTAGCACAACCCGATGATATCCCGGCATTTACAGGTGCCGAAGGATTAGCATTGGTTTATGATCTGTTCACTTTTCACAGGATTGCAGATAACCATAAAGGGGACAGATACCTGTTGCTTGACCAGCTTCCCGAAACCGGGTTCATTGTTCAGGATCACCATCACCTGGTGCTTGGACTGAGCATCACGCTGTTGGAACTTTCTGTGATCTCGGAATCAGTGCTGCCTGAATTATTCAACCTGATCCTGCGAAAAACTGTCCTCTGG
This sequence is a window from Lentimicrobium saccharophilum. Protein-coding genes within it:
- a CDS encoding FKBP-type peptidyl-prolyl cis-trans isomerase, which gives rise to MKPGFLFPFIILLVIACQSGKQRDNTREIDPKLVEEPLLHANRQAIKAEEEQIAGFISRYKWTMEETGTGLRYSIYHRGKGPMAETGKIAVLRYSVRLITGDEIYNSDRDGLKEFMIGRGGVESGLEEGILLLRVGDRAKFIIPSHLGFGLLGDQNKVPPKSTLIYDLELVSLH
- a CDS encoding DHH family phosphoesterase; this translates as MYKFNSEIFSGVKKLLETDGEIVITTHYNPDGDALGSSLALSRYLKKKGKKVSIIIPNDFPDFLRWMPGQEDAIIYFHHSHSADVLLADASVIFCLDYNAIPRVNLFKEQLFAARAKKILIDHHIQPEDHFDYMLSVVETSSTAELVYDFIRAMGDEHLIDVETGVCLYVGLMTDTGSFSYSCNYPHTYEVLAELVRRGIDTEQIHRLVYDTYSENRMRLLGFCLSERMTVLPEYATAYIWLSKTDMERFHFQPGDSEGVVNYALSIKGISFAAFFTEKSDRVRISFRSKGNFSVNYFAREHFEGGGHRNASGGDSFLSLTDTIEKFSGLLPRYKEELKQAASQSTILKL
- a CDS encoding nucleoside-diphosphate kinase, whose translation is MAGNFTFTMIKPAAYENKHAGKILDMILQGGFRIKAIKLVKLSYEQAGEFYGIHKDRPFYNDLVTFMSSGPVLAAILEKENAVDDYRKLIGSTNPADAAEGTIRKLFGISVQKNAVHGSDSDENAAIEAAFFFSALERC
- a CDS encoding helix-turn-helix domain-containing protein, producing MNNRISMVLKAKNISPAQLADDLGVQRSGISHILNGRNKPSLDFIQKLIRLYPDISMQWLLFGEGPMMNPYPGREAEPVRRDTEVIQKPKPVMMELFADETTDQEKYPVQQKENTPEHNIQTTEKQPDETGLKDQEMLTPQRENSNEPDSKEIKPGPGLKIAEKSSGMAMDAPVEEIVQKVTGFQVGDRKLVKIVMFYSDKTFAEFLPEM
- the prmC gene encoding peptide chain release factor N(5)-glutamine methyltransferase; this encodes MTNRELEKHLFNSIVSVYGEREARAIQRFLFRGLHGLSDAEWLLIRNDEATSEFESAVKQAIPSLIQQMPVQYVAGKTWFCNLEFVLKPGVLIPRPETEALVMRIAEKYSDFSGLRVLDIGTGSGAIAVSLSVLLTRPEITAFDISDIAIEIASANAEKHNHSVRFYKVDILDKSSWPAEDLYDLIVSNPPYVKESEKVFMQPNVLKYEPVLALFVDDHDALIFYRSIAEFAWINLKPGGSLWFEINEAEGDNIRQLLTEMGFSHVEILTDLSGKQRFASAIRQD
- a CDS encoding S8 family serine peptidase, whose translation is MKQTIIFGILFFALAFSAYSQQRAYYYEVKLLDKQFSEYSIAEPAKFLSQKSVERRLIQQIPVNETDLPVSSSYINQLKDAGAEVIYKSKWLNLVIIRVDRPEVAMQISKKPFIRHMQSADHLFALDTRNSEKPYFDNEVIEKPASRIKGQVYKSQAAYNYGASLNQARMINIDQLHALNFTGNGITIGVIDAGYNSVDVMQAFDSLRAHGQILGTRDFVQPGNNVYHTGISTHGTMVLSTMGGNLPGQLIGTAPKASYWLLRSEDAVSEYIMEEYYWVNAAEFADSAGVDIINSSLGYSTFDDPAENHTYSDMDGNTAVVTIGADMAAAKGILVVNSAGNSGANAWQYITAPADGDSVLTVGAVDLAGAYAYFSSKGPTADGRIKPDVTAQGQQTIVATIPSGVAGGSGTSFSSPIIAGAAACLWQANPTFTNMELINAIRMSASQSSGPDNLKGWGIPDFVQANSLLTQSVIHEQKAFHELKTFPNPFTSRISLEVTANYPIVLDIRLINSNGKVVSSLIGVEIAKGKNMVALNNLDSYPSGIYMLQVSDGYAVTTKKVIK